The genomic interval TGCACTGCGCCATGGCGTGTCGCCCGCTGCGTCCTCGCTGCGGGAGCCGGGTCCGCCGGCCCCGCCCTCCGTGGAATCGATCGTCATGCGAGCCTCCATCGCCTCGTCATCCCATAGCGCCCGCCAGACCGTGCATCTCACGGAGACACCGGACGGAAGGCGCTTTCCGCTGGAGTGGGACACTACTCCCACGGCACAGTGGCCGTCCACCTGAGGACAACGGCCGCCACGACCCGGGTCCCGACGTCTCGAGGAACGAGCATCCACCCCATGAAAGTCCTGCTCGCGATGCCCGATGGGCTGCAGCACCGCATGTTCGACCGCGACCAGCTGGAGCGCCTGGCCGCGCTCGCGGACGTCGACGTCGAGCGCACCGCGCCCGATCTCTCCGCCCTCGACGATGCCGAGCTCGCTGCCGTCGACGTGCTCCTCACCGGCTGGGGCTCGCCGCTCGTCGACGCGGCGGCGCTCGCGCGCATGCCGCGCCTGCGCGCGATCGTGCACACCGCCGGCACCATCCGCCTCGTCGTCTCCGAGGCCGTGTGGGAGCACGGCGACATCGTCGTCACCTCCGCGACCGAGGCGAACGCCGTGCCCGTCGCCGAGTTCGCGCTCGCGCAGATCCTCCTGGCCGGCAAGCGCACGCTGGCGCAGGCGGCCCGGCATCGGGAGGTGCGCGATCGGCGCCGGGAGCCTCCGGTGAGCGACCGCGTGGGGAACTTCCGTTCCGTCGTGGGCCTCGTAGGCGCCTCGCGCATCGGCCGCCTCGTCGCCGAGCATCTGCGTCGCTTCGACCTCGAAGTGCTCATCAGCGACCCCATCGTGAGCGCCGAGGAGATCGCGGCGCTGGGCGGACGCAAGGTCGAGCTCGACGAGCTGTTCGCGCGCAGCGACGTGGTGAGTCTCCACGCCCCGGACGTCCCCTCCACCCAGGGCATGGTCACGGCACGGCTGCTCGCCTCGATGCCCGAGGGGGCGACGTTCCTGAACACGGCGCGGCCCGCCCTCGTGGATCGCGACGCGCTGCGCGCCGAGCTGCTCAGCGGACGGATCAGCTCCGTGCTCGACGTCGACGACGACCTCCCGGCCGACGACCCGCTGTGGGATGTGCCGACGGTGCTGATCACCCCGCACATCGCCGGTTCGCAGGGCAACGAGCTGCGCCGCATGGGCGAGTCCGCGCTCGAGGAGGTGCGCCGCCTCGCTGCGGGCGAGCCGCCGCGATTCCCCGTGGATCCGCAACGGCTCGCCGTCAGCGCCTGAGCATGCTCATTCGCTGACCATGCTCAGGCCCTGACCGTGGTCAGCCCTTGTTCACGCGGTCGAGCATCTCCTGGAGCTGCTCGCGGCTGAACCCGCCGAGGCCGGTGAAGCGGCCGACGGGGATCTGCTCGGCCATCTTCAGCATCTCGGGGTCCGCGAACAGCCCGCTGTCGCCGAGCAGCGAGCCGAGCGCCTTCTCTCCACCGGGAAGCGCACGGATCTCGAGCGGCGTCGAGGTCATCGTCATCACCGGGCGGGGCTCGTCGCCCGCGATCTCGACGTCGGCCGCCGCACGCAGATCCCGGCTCGAGGCCCCCACCCCGACGCGGTAGGTGCCGCTCTCGACGACCCAGCCGCCGGCCGCGGGACTCCAGTACTGCAGGTCCTCCGCGGGGATCGAGATCCCCACGCGCCGGGACTCACCGGGCGCGAGCTCGACCTCGGCGAAGCCCTTGAGCTCGCGCGGGGCGCGGGTCACGCGGGAGTCCGGCACGGAGACGTAGGCCTGGACGATCTCGCGGCCCGCGCGGTCGCCGGTGTTCTCGACCGTCACCTCGACCTCGATGCCGCCCCCGGCCGAGGCGGTCACCACCAGATCGCTCTGCGCGAAGGTCGTGAAGCTGAGGCCGTGGCCGAAGGGATAGGCGACCTCCGCGTCCACGGCGTCGAAGCCGCGGTATCCCACGAACAGGCCCTCGCCGTAGCGCACGTGCGAGTCCTCGCCCGGGAAATGCAGGTACGAGGGGGTGTCCTGGAGGCGCAGGGGGATGGTCTCGGCGAGGCGGCCCGAGGGGTTCGCGCGGCCGAAGAGGATGTCGGCCGTGGCCTCGCCGCCGCCCTGGCCCAGCAGCCAGCCCTCGAGCAGGGCGTTGACGCCGCGCAGCGCCTCGGGCAGGCGCACCACGGAGCCGTTCGAGAGGACAACGACCACGCGCTCGGCGACCTCCCGGACCTCCTCGAGGAGCTGCAGCTGGGCTGCGGGCAGCTCGATGTCGGTGCGGTCGAAGCCCTCGGACTCGACGTCCTCCCCGAGGCCCAGGAAGAGCACGGCGGTGCGGGCGCCGCGCGCGAGCTCGACGGCCTCGGCGCGCAGGGATTCGGAGCTCGGGGCAGCGTCCGTCTCCCCGTCGGCCGCGCCCGGGACGAAGCCGCGGGCGAACGGCACGTCCTCGCCGGCGATCGCCCGGATCGCGCCGAGCGCGTCGGTGAGCCGGGTCGGGTTCACGTGCGAGGAGCCGGCCCCCTGGTAGCGCGGGGTCTGCGCGAAGTCGCCGATGACCACGAGTCCCTCGGCGTCGGCCCCTGCCCCTGCGCCGGCCACCGTGCCCGCGCTGTCCCCCGGCTCGGCGAGGGGCAGCGTGCCGTCGTTCTCGAGGAGCACGAGCGCGCGGCGGGCCGCCTCGACGGCGATGCGATGGTGCGACTCGGCGTCGTAGGCCGCGTCGGGGTCGGCCGCGGCGAGCGCGCGGCGCAGCAGTGCGACAGCCTTCCCGGCGGCGCGGTCCAGGGCCTCCTGGTCCACGTCACCGCGCGCGACGGCCTCGCGCAGGTCCTGCTCGCCGAAGGGGTCTGCGGGCATCTGCAGGTCCAGGCCCGCCTGCACGGACGCGGGACGGTCCTCGACCGCTCCCCAGTCGGAGACCACGAGCCCCTCGAAGCCCCACTGCTCGCGCAGGATCTCGGTGAGCAGGCGGCGGTTCCGGGCGACCGGGGTGCCGTCCACGCTGTTGTAGGAGCACATGACGGTCCACGGCTGGGCCCGCGTGACCACCGTGCGGAAGGCGCGCAGGTAGATCTCGTGCATGGTGCGCTCGTCCACGTCGACGTCCACGCGCATGCGGTCGGTCTCCTGGTTGTTCAGCGCGAAGTGCTTCACCGAGGTGCCGACGCCGCGCTCCTGCATGCCGTCCACGAAGGCGGTCGCGAGCTCGCCCGACAGGTGCGGATCCTCGGAGAGGTACTCGAAGTTGCGTCCGCACAGCGGCGAGCGCTTGATGTTCATGCCCGGGCCCAGCACCACGGAGACACCGCCGGCGAGGGCCTCCTCGGCGATCGCCCCGGCGACGGCGGCCGCGCTCGAGCGGCTCCAGGTCGAGGCGAGGCCGACGGCGGGCGGGAAGCAGGTGGCCTCGACGGAGTCGTTGAGCCCCAGGTTGTCGGCCGCGCCGGACTGCTGACGCAGTCCGTGCGGTCCGTCGCTCACCTGGATCTGCCCGAGGCCCAGGGAGGGGGCGTCGTGGAGGTGCCAGAAGTCGGCTCCGCCGGTGAGGGCGATCTTCTCCTCCTGGCTGAGCGCGGAGACATCGGCCGACGGGTCGGCAGACCGGGCGGAGGGGTTCCGGGGGTCGGAGGGCGTGTTCTGGGGGTCGGAGGGGGTGCTCTGGGTCATGGCGGTCCTTCCTGCGGCGGGACGACGCGGGCCGACGGCGCGCTGCGCGCGGCTCCTGCGGATCGTGGTGATCGCACAGTACGTCCTGCGGGCTCGTCGGACCCCGAGCACTCGTAGCATGGCCGGACTCGTCGTCCCCGACCCGTCCCCGACTCCCCCGGAGGCCACCTTGGCTGAACTGAAGAAGTCCCTCGGCCTGCCCTCGCTGATCGCGCTCGGCGTCGCCGGGGTCGTCGGCTCCAGCTGGATCTACACCTCCTCCTCGTTCTTCGCGGACCTCGGTGCGGGCGGCATGATCATCGGCCTGCTGATCGGCGCGGCCCTCGCCGCCTGCGTGGCCCTCGCCTACGGCGAGATGACCAGCGCCGTGCCCCGCGCGGGCGGCGAGGTCGTGTGGGGGTACACCTCGCTCGGACGCTCGGCGGGCTTCGCGACCGGCTGGTTCCACATCGGCGCCTACATCTCCTCCCTCGCCTTCTACGTCACCGCGTTCGGGACGCTGCTGGCGAAGTACGTCCCGGCGATGGACGCGATCCCCCTGTACTCGGTGGGCGGCGCGCCCGTGACGCTGCCCGTGCTCGCCGCGGGTCTCGCCCTGACCCTGGTGATCTTCGGGCTCAACTGGTTCGGGGTCTCGCTCGGCGCGCAGATCCAGGTGGTGCTGTTCGGGGCGATGCTGCTGATCGGCGCGGCGCTCGTCATCGGCGCTCTCGTGGTCGGGTCCCCCGCGAACCTGTGGCCGATGTGGACCTCGGAGCAGCCGCCGGTCGCCTCGACCCTGCGGATGGTGGTCCCCGGCATCACCTACGTGGTCGGCTTCTCCCTGGTGGCCGTGCTCGCCGAGGAGTCGAGCCTGTCCCCGCGGCGCGTGGGCCGCGCGGTCGTCGCCACGGTCGGCTGCGCCGCCGCGTTCTACACCGCGGTGCTGCTCGCGACGGCGTACGTGGGCCCGTGGGAGGACGTCGCCGGCATGGACCTCGGGACGATCGACGCCTTCACCGCGGCCGGGCTGCCGCTGCTGGGGCTCGGCGCCTTCCTCATCGCCGTGCTGGGCCTGATCACGAGCTTCCTGGGGCTGTTCGTCGCCTCCAGCCGCGTGGTGCTCGCGCTCGCCCGCTCGCGTCTGCTCCCCCACGGCCTCGCGAAGGTCGACGAGCGCTCGGGCGTGCCCCGGCGGGCGCTGCTGTTCATCCTCGTGGTCACCGTGCTGCTCGGCCTGCTGGGTCCGGGCGCGATCATCTGGTTCCTCGACGCCGGCGGCGTGTTCCTGGGCGTCGTGTGGTTCCTCGTGGTGCTCGCGAAGTACCGTCTGCCGCGCGTCTACCCGGGGCTCGACCGCACCTACCGGGCCCGGCCCGCGTTCCTCCCGGCCGTCGGCGCGCTCGGCGCCGTGCTCGTCATCGTCTTCACCCTGGTGCCCGTGCCGGGCGTCGAGATGTCCCTGCAATGGCCGCAGGAGTATCTGATCCTCGCCGCCTGGGTGGTGCTGGGCGCGGTCCTGTTCGTCCTCACCCCGCGGCCGACGGACCCCAAGCGGGCGTTCGACGAGATGGTCGGCTCTCTCGCGGGGACCCTTCGGCAGGCGAGGCGGGACTGAGGGGATCGGCCGCGCGCACCACGGCGAGCGCGGCCGGCAGCTCCTCGGAGAGGTCGTCCCACGAGCACTCGATCGTCACGTCGGCCGTGCAGCCTCCGCGGCGCAGGGCCTCGAGGAACGCGGCGATCGGCCAATCGCCCCGCCCCGGCGGGGTGCGGCCGCTGTCGGCGACGTGGATGTGGCCCACCCGGGAGGCGTGGGCCTCGACCGTGGACAGCGATTCGCCCTCGTGCTGTACGTGGAAGAGGTCGGCGACGACGCGCATGTGTTCGAGGCCGTGAGCGTCGAGGAAGCGGGCGGCCTCGGCGATCGTGTGGATCAGGTCGGTCTCCTCCCGGCGGAGGGGCTCGAGGATGATCTCGAGGTCCCGCTGCTCCGCGAGCTCCGACGCGAGGCGGAGGACCTCCGCGAAGCGCGCCTCGCCCTCCTCTCGCAGCACGTCGGGCCCGATCGTGCGGGCGGCGCCGCTGCCCAGCACCACCTTCGCGCCGGGTCGGGCGATCGCCGCGACGGCGTCGAGCGCCGTGGTGAGGTATGCGCGGACGGCTGCGAGCGGCACCGAGGGATCGGAGACCCGCAGGGTCGAGGGCACCAGCACGGCGCACGAGCCGATGGGCTCCACGGGGGCGACCTCCGCGGCGCGCCAGACCCCGGGAGAGGCCTCGACGACGAGCCCGCCGACGACCGTCGGCTCGAGGTGGTCGGCCCCGGCGCGCAGGGCCGCGGGCTGCTGGGAGATGTCTGCGATGACTCCGTGGGGCACGGGGACTCCTCGTCGATCGTGCGTGCCGGGATGAAGGGATCCTGACACGTTTCAACCCTGCAGGGCCAGCATCCCGGGGACATTCGGAGGATCTGGCGATCCGTCGCTGACAACACTGTGCAACCGCTTTCCAGCAGGGGTGAGCGTCCTCACACTCGTCCGACATCAGTGCACTTGCACGCATCGAGCGCCGACCCCGCACCGGAGCGGGCGACCGCGATGCCGCCCCGCAGGCCGCACGACAGCCCGGACGGCGCGAGGACGCGACCGTCGCACAGCGAGGAGCCTCATGTCCCTCACCCGCCGCACCCTGCTCGCCGCCTCCGGCGCCGGTGCCGTCGCCGTCGGCGGCGCCGCCTGCGGATCCGGCGGGGCGATGGATCCCTCCGTGCCCCTGGACATCGACGTCGCCGACGCCGACCTCTCCGGGTCGATCGCCCTGCTCACCCCGGATTTCGTGGGCGATGACCGCGCAGTGCTCGACGACGACGTCATCGCTCCCTTCGCGAAGCGGACCGGCGTCGACGTCTCCGTCGACCAGGTCGACTGGAACAAGCTCAACGAGAAGATCTCCACCGGCATCGCCGGCGGCATCATCGCGGACGTCATCATGACCGGGGTCGGCTGGACCCAGCCCTTCGCCGAGAAGGGCATCTTCGCCGAGATCCCCGCCGACTTCATCGAGGGCCTCGGGTACGACGAGAGCGTGCTCGTGTCCACCCGCTACGACGGCCGGTACTACTCCCTCCCGCAGGCCCTGGACCTGCGCTTCATCGGCTTCCATCCCGAGCTGCTCGAGAAGAGGGGCATCGACTCCCCGCCCGAGTCGCTCGACGAGCTCGCCCAGGCGGCCGAGGAGCTCACGGGCGACGGCGTGGTGGGCCTGGACTTCCTCTCCGGAAGCGCCGGCAGCGCACGGCAGGCCTTCGTGTTCCTCCTCTACGCCTTCGGCGGCACCATGTTCAGCGACGACGGGATGGCGCCCCGGCTGCACGAGGAGCCCGGACGGCTCGCGCTGCAGTGGATGCTCGACTGCATGGACACCGGCGCGATCGACTACTCGATCCAGGCCGCGGAGGGGCAGCCCTCGCCGTTCCAGCAGAAGACGGCCGCCATGTCGCTGGTCTCGACCGGGAACTGGCCCACCTGGCAGACGATGACCCCGGACCTGTGCGAGAAGGGCGCGGTGGGGACGTTCCTGCTCCCCAGCGGCGTCGACGCCGACCCGGTGATGTTCCAGGGCGGCACCTTCATCTCGATCTCGAGCCTGTCGAAGAACAAGGACGCCGCGGCCGCGTTCATGAAGCACATGCTCGACCCCGACATCCTCGGCAAGGCGAGCGCCGCGACCGGCAAGGTGCCGCCCACGCCCGACATCCCCGAGACCGACGGCATCCGCAGCAATCTGCTGATGACCTTCGGCCTCGACAACCTCCCCTACGCGGGGGCGACCGAGGGCGGCTCCGCCGCCTACATGGAGGTCAGGGGAAATCTCGACGGCATCGTCGAGACCTGCCTGACCGGCAGGGCCACGGTCGACCAGACCCTGGCCGACATGAAGAAGCTGTGCGACGGCGCGATCAGCAGGATCTGAGGACCGGACCATGACGACCACCGCCCCCACCGCGTCCACGGGCCGCACGGCCCCCGCCGCGAGTCCCCCTGCACCCGAGACGCGGCGACGCCGCTCCGTGCGCACCGCCGAGAAGCGCTGGGGGCTGCTGCTCGCGGCACCGGCGACGCTGCACACGCTGATCTGGATCGGAGCGCCGATCGTCGTCGCGATCGTCCTCAGCTTCACCGCGTACGACATCATCCACGCCCCGGAGTTCTCCGGGCTCGAGAACTACGCGACGATCTTCACCGACGGATTGTTCTGGCTCTCCGTGCTGCACAACGTGATCATCGCCGCCGTCGGGATCCCCATCTCGATGTTCCTCGCGCTCGTGTTCGCCACGATGCTCAACCGGGCCCTGCCGGGCCGCGGCGTGTTCCGGGTGATGATCTTCCTGCCCCACATCACCGCCACCGTCGCCGTCGCGATGATCTGGCTGTGGATCTACAGCCCGTCGCAGAGCGGCCTGATGAACGTGGTGCTGGGCCTGGTCGGGATCAAGCCGCTGCCCTTCCTCACCAATCCCGATCTGGCGCTGGGCAGCGTCATCCTGGTGACGATCTGGCAGGGCATCGGGCTGAAGATGCTCATCTACCTGGCGGCGCTGCAGGGCGTGGACGAGCAGATGTACGAGGCGGCGGACCTGGACGGCGCGAACTTCGTGCAGAAGTTCTTCCGCATCACCGTGCCGATGCTGAAGCCGGCGACCTTCTTCATCCTGGTCACCTCGCTGATCTCGAACTTCCAGACCTTCGACCTCATCTACATCCTCACCGAGGGCGGTCCCGCGAACTCGACCTCCGTGGTCACCTACCGCATCTACCAGACGGCATTCCAGGAGTTCCGCGTGGGGCTCGCCAACGCCCAGTCGGTGATCCTGCTGCTGATCCTGGTGGTGCTCGCGTTCCTGTCCCGCCGCATCGTCGGAGGCACCGATGACGACTGATCACGCCCCGAGCATCACCGGCACCGCCCCGTCCGCGACGCGCGCACGGGACCACAGCCTGCGACGCCGCAAACGCACGTCGAACGCGCTGGTCCTGGCGTTCCTCATCGTCGCCTCGGTGATCATGGCCGCGCCGTTCCTGTGGATGGCGGTCTCCTCGATCCGCGACCCCACGGAGCTCGCCCAGGTGCCGATGCCGCTGATCCCGAAGGATCTGCGGCTCGAGAACTACAGCGAGGCGCTGGGCCGGGCGCCGTTCGCGACCTATGCGCGCAACAGCCTGATCCTCGCGACCGCGGCCGCGGCGCTCAACGTGGTCTTCGCGTCCGCATGCGGGTACGCCCTGGCCAAGCTGAGGTTCCGTCTCGCGCCGGCCGTGTTCGGCTGGATGGTCGCGTGCATCATGATCCCGTTCTACGCGACGGTGATCCCGGTCTTCCTCATGGTGCGCCACATGCCGCTGTTCGGCGGGAACACCCTCATGGGCGTGGGCGGGACGGGCTGGATCGACACCTGGTGGGCGCTCATCGTCCCCGGTGCCGTCTCCCCGTTCATGGTGTTCCTCTTCCGCCAGTTCTACGTCTCCACGCCGTCAGAGCTCATCGAGGCCGCTCGGCTGGACGGGGTGAGCGAGTTCGGGATCTTCACGCGGATCATCACCCCGCTGATCCGGCCCGGGCTGCTGACCGTGGCCCTGCTGAGCTTCGAGGCGGGATGGAACAACTTCCTGTGGCCGCTGCTGGTGACGACCTCCGACGAGCTGCGCGTCATCCAGGTCGGGATCGCCTCCTTCCGGCAGGAGGCATCGACGGACTGGCACCTGCTGATGGCGGGGACGACGCTCGCTGCGGTGCCGATGATCGTGCTGTTCCTGATCTTCCAGAGGTACTTCGTGCAGGGCTTCGCCTCGTCGGGGATCAAGTGACGTCGGCACCGGCGGGCGAGGCCCGGGGACTGCTGCGGTTCTTCGTGGTCCCCGGCGCGCTGATCGCGACGAACTGGGCGGCGCTGCTCGGTGCGCTCACCGTGATCGGCCTGGTGCCGGCGCTCGCGGCGGCGACGCACACGACGGGCCGCCTGCGCGAGCACCCCGACGCCGCCTTCCGCTCGACGCTCTCCCGTGCTCTCGGCACGCTGCGGCGGGACGCCCCGACGTCGGTGCTCGCCGTGCTGGTGATCCTCGCGACCGGCTTCGACGCGCTGTTCGTCGCATCCCTTCCCAGCCCATCCCGGGTGTTCGTGGTGGGGGTCCTGATCCCGCCCGCCTGGGCGACGATCGCGTGGATCTCCGCCTACGTCCAGGTGGCGTCCGAGGCCGGGAGCGCGAGCTGGTTCGAGGTCGCGCGCGAGGCCATGGGACTGTGCGTCTCCCGTCCGCTGCGCGCGGCGCTGGCCCCCGCGGCGATCATCGCCCTGTCACCGCTCTGGCTGCTGGCGCCGCTCACGATCGCGTGCGGCTTCTCGGTCCCGCCTATGGTCGTCGGGGCCCTGTGGGGAGCATGGGGTGCGGAGTCCCGAGAACCGCGATCATCTGCACGTCCTCGCGTCAGAGGATGAGAAGTTCTCGGGATCCAGTCCGGTTCAGCGACGCCCGGACACGCTCACAGCTCCCGCATGATCTGGGCCATCCGGTCCATCGACTCGCCCGCCTCGCGCAGGCCCACGCGGTTCAGATGCCCGTGGCAGACGCCGCGGCGCACCACGTGCTCGACGTCGACGTCGGCCTGCGCGAGCTGGTCGGCGTAGGCGCGGGAGCTGACCCGCAGGTCGTCGAACTCGTCGGACTCGATGTACGTGCGGGGAAGGGCCGCGAGGCGCTCGGCGGAGGCGAAGGCGGGGAACACGGTGGCACCGGCCTGCTCGGGGTCCCCGCCCACATAGGCGGCGCGCATGATCTGCATCGTCTCCGGCGGGAAGCGCAGCACGGGCGGGGTGACGGCGAGCGCCGCCTCCTCCTCGGCCGTGGGTTCCGGGAGCGAGGCGTGGGCGACGGGGTACATGAGCAGGGAGGCGGCGAGCGGGATGCCCTCCTCGGTGAGGCGCAGGGACGCGGCGGCCGCGAGGTTGCCGCCCGCGCTCGCACCGCCCAGGGCGATCCTCAGCGGGTCGGCGCCGAGCTCGTCGGCGCTCTCGCGGGCCCAGTGCACCACGGCGCACACGTCGTCGCCGGGCACGGGGGCATGCACCCCGCCCCGCGATCCGCCGACGCTGCGCGCGGGGTTCCCGCCCAGCTCCGGGGGCTCGTCGCACAGGCGGTAGTCGACGGACACCACGACGGCGTCGGCCCTGCCGGCGACGCCGCGCGCGACCTGATCGGCCTCGGGCATCTCGAGGTCGCCGTGCATGAAGGCCCCGCCGTGGCACCACACCAGCAGCGGGCGCGCCGAGAACGACGGCCCCTGCGGGGTGTAGACGCGCACCGGCACGGGACCGTGCGGTCCCGGGACCTCACGATCGAGCGTCCCGACCGCCCATTCCTCCGCCTCGCCGTAGGGGGCGTCCCAGGCGGTGCGGACCTCCTCGTCCACCTCCTCCCAGCCGGCCGCGTCGCCGAGGTCGCGCATGCGCCGTGCCATCTCTCCGTGAGGAGACTGGATGGACGCCGGGGAGGGGGTCTCGGACGGTAGGTCGGCGGGCATCAGTGCTCCGATCGGTCGGGAGGAAGCGCTCGCGCAGGCCGACGGACGGGCACCGCTGCGAAGCCTGGAGGAGCTTCGATCCTTTCACATCGAGGACTCCGCACGGGGGCGGCGGCGAGGCTGCGGACGGTGCGGGGATCAGCCCAGCGCGTCCAGGAGGAGATCGACGGACTCCTCCCCCACGAGGCGATGACCTGCATCGGTGGTCACGAGCCGAGCTCCGCTGCCGGCGTCGCGGGATCGCTCCCGGTGCTGCTCGAGCCGCGCGAACGAGGCCCGGGCGGCGGCGATCGGGAACAGCGGGTCCGCCTCCCCCGCTTCGAGGATCAGCGCCCGCGGCGCGACGAGCGCGGCGATCTCCGCCATCTCCAAGGCAGGCAGCAGGCCCGGCACGACATTGCAGGGGCAGTGCGGGATCGCGGCGATGCTCGAGGCGAAGGATGAGAAGAAGTTCGCGACCAGGGCCGCGGGGATGCGGAGGTCGAGCGCCGCGAGGAGCAGCGCGACGGCACCCCCGCCGGAGCCGCCGACGACCCCGACCCGGTCCGGGTCGACGCCGGGCTGCGCCCGCAGGGCCGAGACCGCGGCCGAGGCGTCCGCGACCCGTGCACCGAGCACGGGGCTGCCGTGCAGGAGATGCCGGGCGGCGTCGACCGCGCAGCTGCTCTCGGCGGGGCCATACGGCGCGGCGCCCGGCGCGGGCGGCGTGCGCCGCTGTCCGAAGGAGATCATCTCCGGCACGAGCACCGTGACGCCCCGGTCGACGAGACGCCGGGCGATCGCCCCGTGGTACCCGTCGCCCTCGCCGACGAGCGCGTGCATCCCCGCCCCGTGTCCGGGGACGAGCACGACGGCAGCTCCGCTCCCGCGCCCGGGCGCGGGGCGAAGCAGGAGCGCGGGGAACGGGTCCCTGCCCTCGGGGGCCACCTGCACGGCCGCGGATTCGCCGGGAACCAGGCCCGCCGCGGGGGCGAGCGCGCCCGGGCGATCGCAGCCGAGCAGGGCGCGGAGACGGGCGCGCGCGGCCTCGTCCGGATCCGAGGGCGGTGCCTGCGTCGTCTGCGTCATCACCGCCCCATCTTCCCGCCGCCGGCCCTCCGTGGGGCAGCCGCGGGGCCGAAGCGTGCGGACCGGCCGCACCCGCTTGACGAATGAATCGTTTCAGATCTACGGTGTGCATCGCCGGCCCACCATGGCCCCGCCCGCAGCACGGAGATCGCGCCGCGGACCGCACCCTCGACCGGCCCCGCAGCACGACGAAGGAGTCAGCGCTCATGCCCATCGGCCGACCCAAGCCACTGACCGGCTGGAAGGCGACCGCGGCCGTCTCGATGTCCAACTACATCGACTCCGGCTCGATCATCGCGATCGCCACGTCCCTGGGGTTCTGGGGAGCCGCCTACTTCCCGGACGACAGCGGCCGCATCGCCGGACTGCTCGCCGCGTTCAGCTCGAACGCCTTCGGCGCCGCCGTCGGCGCGCTCATCGGCGGCCCGCTCTGCGACAAGTACGGCCGCAAGTTCATCTACACCTACGACCTGCTGCTGTACGCGGTCGGCGGCCTGATCGCGACGTTCGCGATGAACCTGCCGATGCTCTTCGTCGGCTTCATCGTCATCGGCCTCGCGGTGGGCGCATCGGTGCCCGCAGGCTGGACGTACATCGCGGAGTCCGCGCCCACGCACCAGCGCGGGCGCCACATCGGCGCCACCCAGCTCGCGTGGTCCGTCGGCCCGTTCATCGGCTTCGGCCTCGCCGCACTGCTCTCGCCCCTGGGTCTGGTGGGCAGTCGGATCATCTTCGCGCACCTCGTGGTGATCGCCCTGGTCACCTGGTACATCCGACAGGGCCTCTACGAATCCGAGGCGTGGCAGAAGTCCAAGGGCGGACAGCAGGCCAAGGCCCCGTCGATCTGGACCTCCCTGCGCGGCCTGTTCAGCCGCAAGGCCAACATCACGGCCCTGCTGTTCCTGGTGGCGATCTACACCTTCTGGAACCAGGCGGCGAGCCAGAACGGGATCTTCCTGCCCACGATCCTCTCCTCGATGGGCTTCGGGACGCTCGCCTCAGACCTCTTCTCGATGCTCACCTGGGCGTTCGTCATCATCGGCACGATCGTGTTCATGGTGTTCGTCGACAAGGTGTCCTACCGCTGGTTCTTCCTCGTCGGCGGGGCGATGGCCGTGGTCTCGTGGGTCGTCCTCGTCTTCGGCCCGTCCACCGCGGCGGCCACCGCCTTCGGCTACGCGATCCTGTGGGGGCTCTCCTCCGGCCCGTCGGCCCAGGCCTTCTACTCGGTGTGGTCCCCCGAGCTGTTCGCGACGCCGTACCGCGCCGGGGCCCAGGGACTGGTCTTCTTCACCGTCCGCGT from Brachybacterium kimchii carries:
- a CDS encoding extracellular solute-binding protein, whose amino-acid sequence is MSLTRRTLLAASGAGAVAVGGAACGSGGAMDPSVPLDIDVADADLSGSIALLTPDFVGDDRAVLDDDVIAPFAKRTGVDVSVDQVDWNKLNEKISTGIAGGIIADVIMTGVGWTQPFAEKGIFAEIPADFIEGLGYDESVLVSTRYDGRYYSLPQALDLRFIGFHPELLEKRGIDSPPESLDELAQAAEELTGDGVVGLDFLSGSAGSARQAFVFLLYAFGGTMFSDDGMAPRLHEEPGRLALQWMLDCMDTGAIDYSIQAAEGQPSPFQQKTAAMSLVSTGNWPTWQTMTPDLCEKGAVGTFLLPSGVDADPVMFQGGTFISISSLSKNKDAAAAFMKHMLDPDILGKASAATGKVPPTPDIPETDGIRSNLLMTFGLDNLPYAGATEGGSAAYMEVRGNLDGIVETCLTGRATVDQTLADMKKLCDGAISRI
- a CDS encoding carbohydrate ABC transporter permease, which codes for MTTTAPTASTGRTAPAASPPAPETRRRRSVRTAEKRWGLLLAAPATLHTLIWIGAPIVVAIVLSFTAYDIIHAPEFSGLENYATIFTDGLFWLSVLHNVIIAAVGIPISMFLALVFATMLNRALPGRGVFRVMIFLPHITATVAVAMIWLWIYSPSQSGLMNVVLGLVGIKPLPFLTNPDLALGSVILVTIWQGIGLKMLIYLAALQGVDEQMYEAADLDGANFVQKFFRITVPMLKPATFFILVTSLISNFQTFDLIYILTEGGPANSTSVVTYRIYQTAFQEFRVGLANAQSVILLLILVVLAFLSRRIVGGTDDD
- a CDS encoding carbohydrate ABC transporter permease; the encoded protein is MTTDHAPSITGTAPSATRARDHSLRRRKRTSNALVLAFLIVASVIMAAPFLWMAVSSIRDPTELAQVPMPLIPKDLRLENYSEALGRAPFATYARNSLILATAAAALNVVFASACGYALAKLRFRLAPAVFGWMVACIMIPFYATVIPVFLMVRHMPLFGGNTLMGVGGTGWIDTWWALIVPGAVSPFMVFLFRQFYVSTPSELIEAARLDGVSEFGIFTRIITPLIRPGLLTVALLSFEAGWNNFLWPLLVTTSDELRVIQVGIASFRQEASTDWHLLMAGTTLAAVPMIVLFLIFQRYFVQGFASSGIK
- a CDS encoding alpha/beta hydrolase → MARRMRDLGDAAGWEEVDEEVRTAWDAPYGEAEEWAVGTLDREVPGPHGPVPVRVYTPQGPSFSARPLLVWCHGGAFMHGDLEMPEADQVARGVAGRADAVVVSVDYRLCDEPPELGGNPARSVGGSRGGVHAPVPGDDVCAVVHWARESADELGADPLRIALGGASAGGNLAAAASLRLTEEGIPLAASLLMYPVAHASLPEPTAEEEAALAVTPPVLRFPPETMQIMRAAYVGGDPEQAGATVFPAFASAERLAALPRTYIESDEFDDLRVSSRAYADQLAQADVDVEHVVRRGVCHGHLNRVGLREAGESMDRMAQIMREL
- a CDS encoding dienelactone hydrolase family protein; translated protein: MTQTTQAPPSDPDEAARARLRALLGCDRPGALAPAAGLVPGESAAVQVAPEGRDPFPALLLRPAPGRGSGAAVVLVPGHGAGMHALVGEGDGYHGAIARRLVDRGVTVLVPEMISFGQRRTPPAPGAAPYGPAESSCAVDAARHLLHGSPVLGARVADASAAVSALRAQPGVDPDRVGVVGGSGGGAVALLLAALDLRIPAALVANFFSSFASSIAAIPHCPCNVVPGLLPALEMAEIAALVAPRALILEAGEADPLFPIAAARASFARLEQHRERSRDAGSGARLVTTDAGHRLVGEESVDLLLDALG
- a CDS encoding MFS transporter — its product is MPIGRPKPLTGWKATAAVSMSNYIDSGSIIAIATSLGFWGAAYFPDDSGRIAGLLAAFSSNAFGAAVGALIGGPLCDKYGRKFIYTYDLLLYAVGGLIATFAMNLPMLFVGFIVIGLAVGASVPAGWTYIAESAPTHQRGRHIGATQLAWSVGPFIGFGLAALLSPLGLVGSRIIFAHLVVIALVTWYIRQGLYESEAWQKSKGGQQAKAPSIWTSLRGLFSRKANITALLFLVAIYTFWNQAASQNGIFLPTILSSMGFGTLASDLFSMLTWAFVIIGTIVFMVFVDKVSYRWFFLVGGAMAVVSWVVLVFGPSTAAATAFGYAILWGLSSGPSAQAFYSVWSPELFATPYRAGAQGLVFFTVRVASGIISLVFPVILMGANGLLIDGLILIAFLLASTLIGTIFAPRTQGKELREIEIERYGEVVSAGLLDAEAGRPRADDEGR